The following nucleotide sequence is from Zea mays cultivar B73 chromosome 1, Zm-B73-REFERENCE-NAM-5.0, whole genome shotgun sequence.
tcataacacaaccatgtcaagatcaacaggctttacaccctttaaactattgtttggtgacgaagcaataaccccagaagaggccaaaacaggatcaataaggacagtagattcggcagagggcgaaaacgaagctgattgctctatagaaaaagatgctattgaagggatcagacttcaagctgtggaaaacatcaataaatatcaagctgaaacaataaaatggcgtgatagaaaggtcaagctgaagaacattgaactaggacacttggtacttcgaagagtagctaaccctgaaacagtaggcaaattacagctgaagtgggagggcccctttttggtagtatcttcgtcaagacccggttcttacagattgaaggatatggacggcaatgacattcctagatcgtggaatgcggatgagcttcggcgatattatgtttagttcgatgtaattttttatattcttttttgtggcacccttttcctttccaaagggggagaaaggtttttaatggggccacaacatgtaatttttctttttcttatttcaattctataagagtgatatcccccaaaaatgtaaatgtaaaagctaaaaacgcaccttcgagtgcaaaggaaaaagaaaagaaaacagggagaagctcaaaagtcgttcctaagggaatgcagagcttacaacgaaaaataaacgctgattccgccgaaagtaaaaggcgaagaagctcctaagggaggcttacagcgaaaaataaacgctgattccgccgaaagtaaaaggcgaagaagctcctaagggaggcttacagcgaaaaataaacgctgattccgccgaaagtaaaaggcgaagaagctcctaagggaggcttacagcgaaaagtcaacgctgatacaccgaaaagtaaacggtgaagccgaaaagtaaacggcaaaaagatttgtatcattcttgaggggatgaagggccgtgcttatggtttttgaacatgtgtcccaatattcatttgcacagtacatttcatcatgtcatttgcattcataaacattcatttagacatatatagaatcttcATCATACTACACAAAAGAAGACAGGTGCTTTAGAAATGAGGAAAAGCTTCGAAGGAAAAatattttatgcttcgttgtgtacgaaaagaagggaaggtgtttttcgccttcggctcaaaagagaagtttcgtccacagcaaagcagactgtatGTGGATAAGGGAGAcataatatattacaaggtatgtacaaatttacataagttgtttCATAGccatattacaagagtttttccagaatttttgcaggaaagcatattgtaaacaactttaagcttcagcttaggcttcgtcttcagcttcgttagacttcagcttcatcattcttcagcttcgtcatcctgtgtataccaaacatcagaataagaaaggtgcaaatttcaaaggagaaggtaaaagtaacaaacataagtttcttaccggcttaagatggcttcgagcttcgtcgcctgccatttttcgcccgccacttacccagatctgggtcatgaatctatttccgatgcttctggctaagcttgggatatctatcaaatctgaagctgacaagctgaagtttggtctgttcacaatgtttccatgcgtgcagccagccttcaaaaaagcagtagctgtgccccgagaagctaccagggcgcagaagtccgcgtgcccaccaataacttcgtcaagggcatcaacttcgccttcaatatattctaatgttcttggcagattttcagctgaaggtgtaaatttcgaagagctagctccgacagagtgaaacacgtccttcagccgctgcacacatcggctgccgaagcttaagcatttctcctgaagttctttaaaggatttctgcaaatttgagtatttatccacttcagttttcaggcttgcttcaagatatttctttttttgctcgaatttttctgattgtcggagcaattcattctttaatttgtcattctcagtttggacttcagccaaagagccctccatggtctgaataacaaaatccttcttttctaatgcaccttcgtgctctttgaccatgattccaaggtcttggattaTGAAGTCTTTCTTCttcagattggcttcgtgattttcaactttttcagccaaatcttgaatgacggctttgtttttctcttctttcagatcttgttgcatttttagaaccttgcttaataatatgctctgtcgaaacgatctttGTTAGAACGCGACCTAAAAGAtagtaataatagtaataaaataacaaaaatatccgttaccttaaagttagcataaagcaagcttccgtcgatgtggtgtcgttgataacggcacaagtcagtttccagcttcggcaagccaatgcttttggagagggttctaacaattttggcctcggtacggttccgaaggcatcttagtttcccttcgttcaccccaccaaatagcatagcccctgatttatatccgcaagatatggcatattttttcaactcctctttctcagcgtctgttaactcttgtccaagcaaatcttgaaagttaaaatcttcttcttccgaaatttcatcaatttgctctttccccttttcagttgtcGTGCTCACCGCAGCTGCAGTagtttcttcttcagccattttcaggagtatattgtcaataacctcaagtgtggtttccaggttcgactcttcggtggtcccggcttcggccccggtagttTTGGCTTCGCCGGTCTCAGCTTCAGTAGTTTCCACtccagtagcttcggctgcggcgccttcggcttcggcagtctcggcaaagacaatttttgacaccgtcgccggtggcggtgtctgatggatcacatctgtcacttgaatAATTCTCTGTTTTTTTGGCTTCACAGGACTttttgctgccgaagctgccttgtccctctgaaaaaacttcgtcagttccaatgtcagcggacttagcctgataggcaagggttcagtcattaccttcataatctcttctacttcaacagcagaaggagaagcaggagtatcttcttctcggaccggcgtttccggctctagggatgcactttttctctttcttgtagtggccaccttcggctcaggatttaactcttcagcgctaagattttcagaatctttctttttctttttggctaccttgacgacttcttcgtcagtagcgctggcaatcctttttcgcttcgggcctccagcatctccgcccagtcggccgtagtcagcatattcaagTCCTATGgaatcaagcaccctgttcagccttcgtttcggccgagtgccgaaggccgctgtcatcagttggtcatcttttttagagtaattcccaagaatttcattactcattatttcaattgtatcaagtcattcttggcagggtactttaaaatatttcttgaacttataatagtagagcagtcggacgagttccccctctttctttttccctttaagcttcggcattgtccactctttcatagttggaaaaaccctgaaggccaggaattcctgcactaaatctctagtgccaatatgttctgcaataattttgaattcgcccagtgcagcccaagttggaccttctactgccattttgcatcggggtcttgtttctccgaagattagttcaagagggctctgaaccagcttctctttgtcttcgtcaactttgacataaaaccattctgatttccagcctgccggccatttgcttcggtagttgatcacgggaaacttcgtggttttccgataagcaaaattataacaaccaaaattttcatgcaatccatcttttctggccttagtttggtaatgcagctcatgaactcgacagaagctgtcggcaaacggctccaccgcctggcttcggagagcccagatatagacgctgagcctgacaatcgcgttgggagtcagttggtgaaaatagataccaaatctttgcagcacatcagagatcatcctatttaaggggaatctcaacccagcttttagaaagctcttgaaaataactatttcatccttttctggcttcggggtagtttcttcccccctgaagcgaagcagcttcttctcattctcactgaaatagcccgacttcaccattttggagaaatcagccttggagacagtcgactttccgaagtccaaatggctgggcttgcttggtacggcaatatggtaatcatcatcggaatcaacttcctcaatatctccttccgcttcggcagcaacttgttctgtatcggcaacagtctgctctgtctcggcagtgcggattccttccgaggtcaccagtccggatcgttgcatcgcttcagagataggaacagtctccgctccttcggcttcgcctccctcacactcaactctagcggtagagcgcactctggccatttaattctgaatttcttgggaactaaaaaactttctctcccgaagctttttcttctgacgaagtaggctttaaactggagTTTTGTCtcattgcgagagtcaagcttcggctatggttaaaaattttggtagcaaaacagtgcaatagcaatgaatgctgtggtaacttcacacctacccgtctgtttatatagtactgcaggtaagaaggtgaatcgtcgggATTTTtgcaccaggcaaacagctgctcacacccactgcgcggtggaccgcaaagaccaaatagtaaccctgcagggtgggaccgctatcgtttctcgacaacgagctcagggaaggtgtttttcggaccttcggcttcctgaagcctaaaagacttttttcacggatcaagctcgttacgaaaaacgatctagcacagcGAAggagctactgttgggaccatgcttcgtcgccgaaggtcctgcagaaagagacagcttcggctgaagctgcccgtacgtgacgccgaaggtatcattcatgaagctttgataatacaacatatccgaaggtgaagggacgaaccgacttaaagatagaatgaccttttagtccataaaggtctgagtcaatgttgtaaacttttatgaggggtatgattgtaattcctcacatgttgtgtcttgtgcctataaatagtgaacattattcctttactgttcacgcattcctgcaattgcaatcgcatcactcggaaattattctttgccaagacaaaggtataaatgtatctaacatttgaatacatcaagtttgtataatatgaaaatgatgttgtttatttataatttacttgtcgttaatgcttcatatctcgaattattttataatctctgagagttcaattacgaagattcaaccctCGTAATTGTACCGTctttgaccttcgtccgaagttcattaaatccttaaggaaataatgcttcagcggacgaagggcattaacatttaacattttatgttgccttgttcttaattcatagcatttgagaacaagtccccaacaatacccGTGTTCCGATATGGCGCGTCGCTAAGAGGGTTACACCCCAACGGTTTTCTATTGGGTTTCATCTCCATTTTGAGTGGCTAAGTTTTTATAGCTGGCTCGCCACGCCTAACACAACCCTCCTCCTTATACCTGGACTTGGAACCAGGCTATGTTGCACCAATATATGCTGAGACAACATAATTAGAGTAAAAATATATCCCCTCTCTACAAATTGCAATTCACATTATTTAGGTTTGTTCTAAGTTAAAATGTTAACCTTGACCAGAtttatataaaaaattacatcaacatTAACAATATCAAATCGGTTCCATTAAATTTTCCATGAGATGTCTTCATAGTGCAACTTTTTGTCACAAAAATATGATTTATATTATCTGGAACCCAAACAAAGCGGAAGAGCTTGTCTTAAACTCATTCTCAACGGACAGATTAAACATATAGTTAGAAGGCACCCATCACCATCCAAGAAAATCATACACGGCAAAAAATCATGCAAGATATGCCAATAAATAGGGATGGATATCAAGCCGACTCGACTTGTCCAAGTTCAAGTTGCCTCgttaagcaaaaaaaaaaaaattcTTTGTATTCAAGATGCAAAGAATATCTTTTACAACCCTCACATCCACCACTTGATGGTCTATATAAATAGAAAAAAATTAGTAAAGAGTTAGGTTGCAAATTTTGATCTGTTTTTTTAGTCTCTAAGTGGTGGATGTGAGAGGGTGTTTTCATCTAGGATGTACATGGTTTTTTCCGTTAAGCTAACGAATTATAGTGTTAGCTCGGTTCGGCTCGTTTAGCTCGAGAGAGAGCGGaaaaaacaatatatatataataatcatTTTCTAAATAATTTTAAACCAATCTAACAATAAAACTATTAACTATACTAATAGTTTCCCATGTCACATCGATGTAACATCAAAATAACacaattcatcactcatcaattcaAAATTCACATAAATATTCATCAATTTAGCCCATAGTTATAGTTGCATAGACTAATTTAACATATAGACACAATCCATCAATCATTAATTTAACTCACAGGCATAGACACTACATATATATAATATGTTCATCAATTAATATGTAAATGATATAcatatagttttgtttttgctgaaatgtgatagctcatttaaCTCGCGAGTTGACGAACCGAACTAGAATTTCAACTCGGCTCGTGAAAAAATCAATTCAAAAAAGCTGATCCACGCCGCGCCAAACACGAACACATGAGCCGATGAGTCAAGAACATTTCGTTCATCTCTACCAACAAATAGAAACAAGGGAAAAAAATGAAAGAAACAGCCACAATTGACTGCAGCTCACATCGATTTATCAATGGAGCTGCAGCAAAGACACATCTTGGCATGTTGCGATTTGGATTTATACAGACAGCTTTAGAACCATACATACATGACCGCTTTTACACATCTTACACCGCAGCACCCTACAATCTTCAGTTTCAGCATCTGACAATCAATATACACAATGTGGCATACGGTGGATATATCTCAACTTCTCATGGGCAAGCTGCAGGCTGCAAGAGTTCGTTAGACTGATTTTACAGGAGCTAGTTTCAGCATCCGAACTAAAGCATGAACTGTTATAGACCAGCAAGGTGGAATCTGAACTGTTATAGACCAGCAAGGTGGAATTCttggctagtttgggaactccatttttccaagggatttctattttctcaaagaaaaatgaactaatttcccttgtaAAAATGGGGTTCCCAAACTGCTCTAAACCATAGAACTCAGGTTTCCTCGCTTCCGTCAGTATCAGATGGGTACAGAAAATGTAACGGAGCATCCACTTGACCATCTCTGTACTGTATTTGATTACCTGCAGAACCATTTTGACCAAATGAGATGAAGACAGCAGCTTCACAACCTTATCAAGATATAGAATTACTACAAGTGAAGTTGAGCAATAGAAAAAAAAACATATTCTTCCTCATAAGGCAGTGCAAGTCCAGTGGGTTGCAGAGATTTAACTTCCCTACATGCCATCAGTAACCCTAAACCGCCAATTCACAGGCTCATGACGCCGACAATTTTAAAATAGCAAAATTACTAAATAAATAGTGAAGGGCAACAGTATTTAAAAATCTTAACATGATTCTTTTCACACGCAATCTGAGTAAGGGGATGATGCATCAGATGCAAAACCCTCACTAGGTTTTATCATGGCAGTCCTTTTTACAGAGATCAAATGGATTTGAAAAGTACCTGAAAGAGCATACTTGTAGTTATACTTTCCATTTTATTAAAGCATCGTTTTCCAATGCAGGCGGGAAAAGGATCACTCAGTACTCAGTAGACTACATGAactcttagggctagtttgacaaccctatttttccaagggatttccattttcccaagggaaattagttcattttcccttgggaaaatgagaATCCCTTGAAAAAATGgagttgccaaactagcccttaaggaTGTCAAAGCCAATCAGACAAACAAAGAATGATGAAAGATGAGTGCAttaataatgaagaaagaataTCTTTCTTGGGCAACATAATTTACAGCTTGGTCAGGCTTGTTTGGAGACACACGGCTTCTGGGCAGTTTTTCTCAAAGTCTTGCTATAATGCCTTCTTCCTGGGGTCCATTTCCTTTGAGCATTGGAAACGATTGTGGAAGACTTGGGCCCCCCCCCTAAATGCAAGTTTTTTCTTTGGCTGGCTATAAGGAATAAATATTGGACTGCGGACAGACTTCAGAGGAGAGGGTTACATTACCCGGCGAGTTGCCCCCTATGTGATCAGGAGCAGGAAACAATCCAGCATATCCTCTGCACCTGCAGTTTTTCTAGGGATTTTTGTCATCTCATTTTGTCGTCTATCGGGCTTGGTAACCTCACTCCTATTGCTGCTGAACAGTCATTTGCTGTGTGGTGGGAAAAGGTCTCTAAAAGAGTGCATAGGTGCAAGAGGAGGGGTTTCAATAGTGTCATTATCCTTGGAGCTTGGTGCTTATGGCTCTCTCGTAATAGGGCTGTTTTTGATGGAGTGAGCCCTTCCATTAGTTTGACTAAGAGGTTGTTTCTAAATGAATTGATCAGTTGGAATAAGACGGGAGCGAAGCATTTAGACAGTTTGGGAATTATTGTCactttaagggcttgttcggttagctctcaatccatgtggattgagtgagattggatgggtttgaatcccaaacaagtcaaacttcttctcaattttttccaatcccatccaatccatgtgtattaggaataaccgaacaagccctaaatagGGTCTAGTAGGGTCCGTCaggctctcccccccccccccctttgtaGGGGTGCTGGAGTGGAGGCTTGAGGGTTTGGTCTTGGTGTTGTATTTCGGTCCACTTTGGACCTTTcctctcttaatataatgatgcgcagctctcctgcgcgttcgagaaaaaaaatataCCTTTACTATCATGTCCATGGAAAATAGATCATGTAGTAGTTGAATTAGATCACGAAGGACCACTCTTTCCGTCTGAACTCACAAAAAGCCCCCATAAGTAATTCTCACCATCTATCCCTGTATCAAGGTAGAAATCAGAATATCATAATATGCATTTGATATGCTTTATTTTCTTGTGCGAAAGGGAACAGAGAATAGATCTACTAACACTGAGAATCAGGGGGAAGCACTTCCGAGGAATATATCAACAACTTTATGTCATGGATATATGCCCTTAGAACAAAGTTGTTGTAAGCTTCTAATACATTAGAGTGTTTCTTTTCACACCTACAAAGCAAGTGAGGAACAATAACATTGAATATATGAAAGCAGTTACTGACTCACTGAAATATGTTTCAGAGCATATCTGTGAAAATATGTTGGTATCACCGTATCAGTGTATCGGAACCAACAGAAACCCTACCCATCAGGTTTATTAGGAAAAAAGAACAAGCCAATGTCTTCATGAACTGGATGCATAGTCTCAAAAGATTTTGGCCAGTCATCCATTCGATGTAATAACTCCAGCTGTAAAACAGTTGGCATCATCTTGACAATATCAATAACTCTGGATGACACTTTTGATGGAAAGTAGGCTTTAAATTCACCAAGATTTAGCTTTTCTCCAGCATTGAAGACATGAAAGCATCCCCTAAAAAGCAAATGAAAGCTAAACATTGAATATacagcaatatatatatatatatatatatatatatatatatatatatatatatatatatatatatatatatatatgaaattaGGGTCAACTGCCACAACAATAGAAGAGAACCATTTGTCTTTTATGAAAAAGCATAGGTAGCAGCGAGATATAATAATCAACTCAGAACAGCACAAGCTTGAATACATTATTGTGTCAAAGAACTCCATGGACAAATCAGGAAACTGTCAGGAATTGACCAGAAAACATTTAGAGTTGTATCCTGGATTTATGGAAATGTTACTTGCAGAGAAACTTCCACATATATCCAGCAGTTAAAATCTGACTGTGAAATATCTAGAATTATTTCCTGACAAACACAAAAGTATAATTTGGTAATTTATGGAAGCATTGCCCATGAAAACATAAGCCGCGGGAATTTACCCATACATATTCATGTGAAACAGTTGGGCCGGTGCCAGCTACATCCATATCATTAAGAAACAATGTCTAGTTAACTGATTCCTGAAGCTAGAAAAATTCCATAATGAAGGTAAAACATGACTCACCTCCAACAATTTGTAGGTGCTGGGCGTCTTGAATACTGCACAGTTGAAACCATGGTGACAATCACATCTTTGTTCTGGTTCAGACTCCCAATTTCTGATTTGCATCCAATATCTTCATCTATTGGTACATTGGAAATGAACAGTAGCGGCCACTTTTAGTGTACTTAAACCTCAGGTCATATCGAAACTAAATAAAATCTAAATGTGGCCCACAAGGCCATAACTAAATGTATATACATCGAAACTGAATCCTTTTTACATGTCATGGTGCTTTTCTTTTTGAGACACGCAACATTAAACAACCAAAATAAGAATAGGTTTCTATAATCACATACCTGAAGTGCATAAGGTCCCCTTTTCCCTAGGTTCAAGCTCAGTCTgagatttaatttctcctttgtctgcattcactatcttcttttctctagctttgtgttcaaTCAGAGAGTCCATTTTTACTTTTACTGATTCACTTGTTCTACATTCATGCATCATAGGCACGGAACCACCAGATCTTGCTTCACAATCCAtgtttatgtcatcaatatttgccTGATCATGACTTGAAGTAGCAGATCGTTTGGTGGCATGCACTTGCGTGGCAGTCCTATTTGACAACTGTTTCACATGAGGTTGACTTTCCCGCATAGGAGCATATCGTTTCTGGTTTTGCACTTGCATGTCTCTCCTACCAGGGGATGTTGATTTCATATTGGATGGCTGCTTCATGCTTGAAGGAGATGCAGGATGAACCCGCCTTTGCTGCATAGCAGAATATGACCTATCCT
It contains:
- the LOC103636424 gene encoding uncharacterized protein; protein product: MDIKVCGVCGSGSNSALIVKCVRCNDYEHRYCMKVVARVSPQEWYCAKCQEHTNRGPKPSQGGQTELQKPCHGRDMTSERETSKLHLSQSSVVHQIISPKSLNRFENAKVKFISSEEVALLSRERPPSVTSRFTLSQPSKASSPPTTKHLSNMNCVSPSRSDKNVQALKRCADASHSQAELEDRSYSAMQQRRVHPASPSSMKQPSNMKSTSPGRRDMQVQNQKRYAPMRESQPHVKQLSNRTATQVHATKRSATSSHDQANIDDINMDCEARSGGSVPMMHECRTSESVKVKMDSLIEHKAREKKIVNADKGEIKSQTELEPREKGTLCTSDEDIGCKSEIGSLNQNKDVIVTMVSTVQYSRRPAPTNCWRGCFHVFNAGEKLNLGEFKAYFPSKVSSRVIDIVKMMPTVLQLELLHRMDDWPKSFETMHPVHEDIGLFFFPNKPDGCEKKHSNVLEAYNNFVLRAYIHDIKLLIYSSEVLPPDSQWIDGENYLWGLFVSSDGKSGPS